The following coding sequences are from one Maniola hyperantus chromosome 7, iAphHyp1.2, whole genome shotgun sequence window:
- the LOC138402606 gene encoding uncharacterized protein isoform X3 has protein sequence MLAGNEESGKSPNSKSTLEKSDFVTREPISIFNGIKNAKNEEEKKKLNQLLETLRKKLPEGFKIGAAIGEGDCFFDSIAQGLNELKDKGLIAGSKGFSVKSLRENFKQYAQQVSQSKKGSWLGSALKGEGEKLCEYIPRIEFTAEDIENTSSDSEIKILKLENAIWGRPEIEGKMICEKYGVKVRTIELRDKEIDGLYVTKGKVGTGNNIIYIVNYRNHFVPLLSNIEKDIRRSIKVSREQAYGNVVGSNSNNISQSYISTPLQDIENPTYKQSGCSRSPSKENHKTSKKRGRSVTDKDNKAPKRVRMDVNVTSNEDLEFPSDLQDEPKQNELDNTCQTKQYIPHHLIGLMYRLDLSVLCSLRKSTYEHKYPSLSLAFEDSEIDMFSNIVLRYEKKSIHIRIENVDEYCIDNDISYAKLFTKERRSSSINSYFGSFVKHLISKSGSLSNNVEYLIVYTNSGLDLTEKKELKKGQLRNFYPFKFDSINTEECDILKDFLFTNDNTQGSGFYQFLQDEATREELLGQLGFSPAMRKAIKGRKLSQEFEKETKEAFLDKLVLAVNQPNREELSNIVKNEIKKNSKVQDDYIALQERILCDLTAPEKDKKLKNYISGVIYEFNLLILFLHEMFLNKNMLSMSFEEKSRDTSNNITINYKDRVTYVKAHNADSNIGYDQLFPSKRQERKNTFSINKCFTLFIEKLENDKDIKYFIIYTDADLDLTEEKKLKKGQSKDSYPLNFDSIDIREKRYKILRNYSCINGNGLYQFVQEGTTREKLLSLLKLPPSLHKEEEKGRLSDENEIEIKEKFLDKLILAVNQPNRENLNSVIRNEIGKSDIPYNYEKLHEVALRWSESHEFDPVTKGIMEKLLEDIKNNRSSYQKIQNKNTDEEIKFAKSVVGKKGTPAFNQFLSFLIKGEGKKYLKVMKKEGISLTNVSSILGGARGKAPTAFKGLYGLWFDKEGNKTQYLKTLEKEGINLANISSILNRARGKAPTAFKDLYDLWFDEEGNKTQYLKTLERKGVNLASTSSILSGARAKASTAFKDLHDLWFDKDGNETQYLKTLGEEKINLTNMSSILSGAGANAATAFKGLYDLWFDEDGNKTQYLKTLGEEKINLTNMSSILSGAGANAATAFKGLYDLWFDEDGNKTQYLKTLEEEGIDLTNMSSILHGVGANATKAFKGLYDLWFDEDGNKTQYLKTLEEEGISLTNMSSILHGVGANATKAFKGLYDLWFDEDRNKTQYLKTLEEEGISLTNMSNILHGVGTNAATAFKNLYNLWFDVKGNKTQHLKILEEKGIDLTNMSSILGGSGTNIATAFKDLYDLWLDEEGNKTQCLKTLDKEGVSLTNMSNILGGAGANAATAFKNLYYLWFGEEGNKTQYLKTLEKEGINLANISSILHGVGTNAVTAFKDLYGLWFDEEGNKTQYLKTLEEKGINLTNMSSILNGAGVNAAAAFKSLYDLWFDEEGNKTQYLKFLEKDGMSLTNISSILHGAGANASKAFKELFDTFFDEQGNRKQHLKHFCIEEKGGEKSFKPRNLSSILSKAGTRARYAFEKLHNVCFNDEGKRTKLLDDFYKAGFRPSNLSSALCGTGARASSILKRLHNVCFNDEGKRTKLLDDFCKVGFRPGNLCSMLSGAKNNLEKSLKRFHDFCFIGDTKRYLNRFLSKKESFTLSNLSKILHGAGANICPALKNFHDVCFDEKGNETQLLGNFRKAGFTPSDLSNILSMSGNNATFVLRNFHKVCFNEENYLNHFLAEKKLFTPKDLSRILHGVGIDVCSIFERLHDLCFDKEGNKTKYLNNLIKNGRYKISDILHEQVKKASPIFLDKQNISKGDKVTNASSNSSGKTEQEQNLGSLQQGDSKIKRKTRKEYRKLERKRARN, from the coding sequence ATGTTAGCAGGGAATGAAGAGTCCGGTAAATCACCTAATAGTAAGAGCACTCTAGAAAAGTCAGATTTTGTTACTAGAGAACCTATTTCCATTTTCAATGGGATAAAAAATGCAAAGAATGAAGAGGAAAAAAAGAAGCTTAATCAACTTTTAGAGACACTAAGGAAGAAATTGCCTGAGGGCTTTAAGATAGGAGCTGCTATAGGTGAAGGGGATTGTTTCTTTGATTCCATAGCTCAAGGATTGAACGAGCTAAAGGATAAAGGTCTGATTGCAGGTAGTAAAGGATTTAGTGTAAAGTCTTTGCGGGAAAATTTTAAGCAATATGCACAACAAGTTAGTCAATCAAAAAAAGGTTCATGGCTGGGTAGTGCtttaaaaggagaaggtgaaaAACTTTGTGAATATATTCCGCGTATTGAATTTACTGCAGAAGACATTGAAAATACAAGCTCTGATTCAGAAATAAAAATTCTAAAGTTGGAAAACGCTATATGGGGAAGACCTGAAATTGAAGGAAAAATGATATGCGAAAAGTATGGCGTGAAAGTTAGGACTATAGAATTGAGAGATAAAGAGATAGATGGATTATATGTTACTaaaggtaaggtaggtacaggtaataatattatttacatagtgAATTACAGGAACCATTTTGTACCACTTCTTAGTAATATTGAAAAAGATATAAGGAGAAGCATAAAAGTTTCTAGAGAGCAAGCTTACGGTAATGTGGTAGGTTCAAATTCAAACAATATTTCTCAATCTTACATTTCTACACCATTACAAGATATTGAAAACCCCACATACAAACAAAGTGGTTGCTCAAGAAGTCCAAGTAAGGAAAATCATAAAACGAGTAAAAAACGTGGACGTTCTGTCACAGACAAAGATAATAAAGCACCAAAAAGGGTGCGCATGGATGTCAATGTTACTAGTAATGAAGATTTAGAATTCCCTAGTGATTTACAAGATGAACCTAAACAGAATGAATTAGATAATACTTGTCAAACTAAGCAATACATTCCTCATCATTTGATAGGGCTTATGTATCGATTAGACTTGTCAGTGCTTTGCTCACTTAGAAAGTCTACGTATGAACATAAATATCCTTCATTGTCATTAGCGTTTGAAGATTCTGAAATTGATATGTTTAGTAATATTGTTCTTCGTTACGAAAAGAAGTCTATTCATATACGAATTGAAAATGTAGACGAATATTGTATAGATAATGATATTAGCTATGCTAAATTATTTACTAAAGAAAGACGAAGTTCTTCTATTAATAGTTACTTTGGTAGTTTTGTTAAACATCTAATCTCTAAATCAGGTagtttatcaaataatgtagaaTATCTTATTGTCTATACTAATTCAGGCTTGGATCTTACAGAAAAAAAGGAATTAAAAAAAGGACAGTTGAGAAATTTTTATCCTTTTAAATTTGATAGCATAAATACAGAGGAATGTGACATTTTAAAAGACTTTTTGTTTACAAATGATAATACGCAAGGGAGtggtttttatcaatttttgcaGGATGAGGCAACAAGAGAAGAACTTTTAGGACAATTAGGATTTTCTCCTGCTATGCGAAAAGCAATAAAAGGGAGAAAACTTTCTCAAGAGTttgaaaaagaaacaaaagaagCATTTTTGGATAAATTAGTACTTGCAGTTAATCAGCCTAATAGAGAAGAACTGAGCAACATCGttaaaaacgaaataaaaaaaaatagtaaagttCAAGACGATTATATAGCATTACAAGAAAGAATATTGTGTGATTTAACAGCTCCAGAAAAGGATAAAAAACTTAAGAATTATATATCTGGAGTTATATATGAATTCAATTTATTAATACTCTTCTTGCATGAAATgttcttgaataaaaacatgCTTTCCATGAGTTTTGAGGAAAAAAGCCGTGATACatctaataatattactattaattATAAAGATAGAGTTACTTATGTAAAAGCTCATAATGCAGATAGTAATATTGGTTATGATCAGTTATTTCCCTCCAAAAGACAGGAAAGAAAGAATACGTTTTCTATTAATAAATGTTTTACTCTTTTCATTGAAAAATTAGAAAATGATAaggatataaaatattttattatctatactGATGCAGATCTAGACCTtacagaagaaaaaaaattaaaaaaagggcAATCTAAAGATTCTTATCCTTTAAACTTTGATAGTATAGATATTCGAGAAAAaagatataaaattttaagaaattattcGTGTATAAATGGGAATGGTCTTTATCAATTTGTGCAAGAAGGAACAACAAGAGAGAAACTTTTAAGTCTATTAAAGCTTCCACCTTCTTTGCATAAAGAAGAAGAGAAAGGAAGACTCTCTGATGAgaatgaaatagaaataaaagagAAATTTTTAGATAAACTAATACTTGCAGTTAACCAACCTAATAGGGAAAATTTGAATAGTGTTATTAGAAATGAGATAGGTAAGTCTGATATTCCATATAATTACGAGAAATTACATGAAGTAGCGTTACGTTGGTCAGAATCTCATGAATTTGACCCTGTTACGAAAGGAATAATGGAAAAGCTTTTggaagatataaaaaataatagatctagttatcagaaaattcaaaataaaaacactgaTGAAGAAATTAAATTTGCTAAAAGTGTGGTTGGTAAAAAAGGAACACCTGCATTTAATCAGttcttaagttttttaattaaaggaGAAGGAAAAAAATATCTGAAAGTCATGAAAAAAGAAGGAATAAGCTTAACTAATGTGTCCAGTATCTTAGGCGGAGCGAGAGGTAAAGCTCCTACAGCATTTAAAGGCTTATATGGTCTATGGTTTGACAAAGAGGGAAACAAAACTCAATATTTAAAAACCCTAGAAAAAGAGGGAATAAATCTAGCTAATATATCTAGTATTTTGAATAGAGCAAGAGGTAAAGCTCCCACAGCGTTTAAAGACTTATATGATCTGTGGTTTGATGAAGAAGGAAATAAAACTCAATATTTAAAAACTCTAGAAAGAAAAGGAGTAAATTTGGCTAGCACGTCTAGTATTTTAAGTGGAGCAAGAGCTAAAGCTTCTACGGCATTTAAAGACTTACATGATCTATGGTTTGATAAAGATGGGAATGAAACTCAATATTTAAAAACTCTAGgagaagaaaaaataaatttaactaATATGTCCAGTATTTTAAGTGGGGCTGGGGCTAATGCTGCAACAGCATTTAAAGGCTTGTATGATCTGTGGTTTGATGAAGATGGGAATAAAACTCAATATTTAAAAACTCTAGgagaagaaaaaataaatttaactaATATGTCCAGTATTTTAAGTGGGGCTGGGGCTAATGCTGCAACAGCATTTAAAGGCTTATATGATCTGTGGTTTGATGAAGATGGGAATAAAACTCAATATCTAAAAACTCTAGAAGAGGAAGGAATAGATCTAACTAATATGTCCAGTATTTTGCATGGAGTAGGAGCTAATGCTACAAAAGCATTTAAAGGCTTATATGATCTGTGGTTTGATGAAGACGGGAATAAAACTCAATATCTGAAAACTCTAGAAGAAGAAGGAATAAGTCTAACTAATATGTCCAGTATTTTGCATGGAGTAGGAGCTAATGCTACAAAAGCATTTAAAGGCTTATATGATCTGTGGTTTGATGAAGACAGGAATAAAACTCAATATCTGAAAACTCTAGAAGAAGAAGGAATAAGTCTAACTAATATGTCTAATATCTTGCATGGAGTAGGAACTAATGCTGCAACagcttttaaaaacttatataaTCTATGGTTTGACGTGAAAGGAAATAAAACTCAACATCTGAAAATTCTGGAAGAAAAAGGAATAGATCTAACTAATATGTCCAGTATTTTAGGTGGATCAGGAACTAATATTGCAACAGCTTTCAAAGACTTATATGACCTTTGGCTTGATGAAGAAGGAAATAAAACTCAATGTTTAAAAACTCTAGACAAAGAAGGAGTAAGTCTAACTAATATGTCCAATATTTTAGGCGGAGCAGGAGCTAATGCTGCAAcagcttttaaaaatttatattaccTATGGTTTGGTGAAGAAGGAAATAAAACTCAATATTTAAAAACCCTAGAAAAAGAGGGAATAAATCTAGCTAATATATCCAGTATTTTGCATGGAGTAGGTACTAATGCTGTAACAGCTTTCAAAGACTTATATGGTCTGTGGTTTGATGAAGAAGGAAATAAAACTCAATACTTAAAAACTCTAGAAGAAAAAGGGATAAACCTAACTAATATGTCTAGTATTTTGAATGGAGCAGGAGTTAATGCTGCAGCAGCTTTCAAAAGTTTGTATGATCTGTGGTTTGATGAAGAAGGAAATAAAActcaatatttaaaatttttagaaaaagacgGAATGAGTCTAACTAATATATCCAGTATTTTGCATGGAGCAGGAGCTAATGCTTCTAAAGCTTTTAAAGAACTATTTGATACTTTTTTTGATGAGCAAGGAAATAGAAAACAGCATTTAAAGCACTTTTGTATTGAGGAAAAAGGTGGAGAAAAAAGCTTTAAGCCAAGAAACTTATCCAGTATTTTAAGTAAAGCAGGAACTAGAGCTAGATATGCCTTTGAAAAATTGCATAATGTCTGTTTTAATGATGAAGGAAAAAGAACAAAACTTTTAGATGATTTCTATAAAGCAGGCTTTAGGCCAAGTAACTTATCCTCTGCATTATGTGGAACAGGAGCTCGTGCTTCTTCTATCTTAAAAAGATTGCATAATGTCTGTTTTAATGATGAAGGAAAAAGAACAAAACTTTTAGATGATTTCTGTAAGGTAGGTTTTAGGCCGGGTAATTTATGTAGTATGTTGAGTGGAGCAAAGAATAATCTAGAAAAGAGTCTGAAGAGGTTTcatgatttttgttttatagGAGACACAAAAAGATACTTAAATCGTTTCTTAAGCAAGAAAGAAAGTTTTACGCTGAGTAACTTATCTAAGATATTACATGGAGCAGGAGCTAATATTTGCCCTGCTTTAAAAAATTTTCATGATGTTTGTTTTGATGAGAAAGGAAACGAAACACAGCTTTTAGGTAACTTTCGTAAGGCAGGTTTTACGCCAAGTGATTTATCTAATATATTATCCATGTCGGGAAATAATGCCACATTTGTTTTAAGAAACTTTCATAAAGTTTGTTTTAAtgaagaaaattatttaaatcacttCTTGGCCGAGAAAAAGCTTTTTACGCCGAAAGATTTATCTAGAATACTACATGGAGTAGGAATTGATGTTTGTTCTATTTTTGAAAGATTGCATGACCTTTGTTTTGATAAAGAgggaaacaaaacaaaatatttaaacaatcTCATCAAAAATGGTCGTTATAAGATATCTGATATATTACATGAACAAGTTAAAAAAGCTTCTCCTATTTTCTTAGATAAACAGAATATTAGTAAAGGAGACAAAGTAACTAATGCATCGAGTAATTCATCCGGTAAAACGGAGCAAGAACAAAACTTGGGTAGTTTACAACAAGGTGATTCTAAAATTAAGAGAAAAACCCGGAAAGAGTACCGTAAACTGGAGCGAAAACGGGCAAGAAACTGA